The genomic region TTGGTGGTAACATGAATTTACCAGCACAATCAATAGGAACGTTGGCAACGCAATCCATTGGGAGTCTTGGAGCATTTTTTACCAATAGAACAAATAGTTTGAGTGAAGTCACATCACAAGATGATAAAGAAGCGGAAGATTTCTTCAACTCACTCACACTCAAGTCTAATTTGTTAGATCCAAACTCTAATTTATTGGATACACAAAATAACTTAATGAACaccaataataatttgttggATTTAAATGCAGGATCTAGTGTTACAGGTGTTAGTAGTGTGAGGAGTCTTAGTGGGTTGGATTGGTGTTCAGATATGAAATTGAAGAATAAGTTAGTTAATGCAGATTTTAAAGAAGCAGCAAAGAGGTGtttagatttaaataaagtaGTAGAAGGGTTATTATTGGCATATGTGGGAGGTCAAGAAGTGTTTCTGGAATTGGTGGAGAAGGTCGTAGAGTCGAAAAAGGACCCGTTTCTTAACCTCTTGCACTTGCTAATGCAAGGCGATGTTGAAACTGTACTTTTAAACAGTAACTTAAACGATTGGAAGGAAACACtttgtattatttacacTTATGGAGGAGATTTAACGCTGTTTAGAACACTAACGCACAAGTTTGCTAAACGACTCTATGAACAAGGGTACTATCAAGAAGCTACCATTTCATATATATTAGCGTGTGACTACTACCAAGTAGCAAATCTATGGAAATTGCAACAAAGTTTAAGTAACAGTGGTCGATTACAAGGTTTAGGTGACAAGAATAATCTTGGTACTACTAGGTTGGAGGATAGAATTGAGATGATGTTGAAACTGTCAgtattatcattttcaatGTGGAGTAATTCAGGTGCCGGGTATCAGAATGAGAGTTTTGACACGGTTTTGATGGAGCTTTCTGAGGTATTTATTGATGCAGGGATGTTAGATAAGGCTTTGGAAACACTCAACGTGACCGGAGCTTCAAATTCAGAACAAATAAGACAAATGAAATCGAAAGTTGAAAATCAACTTACAACTCAATATACTGGACAATCTGTAGTACAACCAACAGCTCAATACGTAACACAAGCCACGCCTCAATACGCAGGACAATCCTTATTACAACAAACACCCCAATATGGTACACAAAGTATGGTACAACAACAAGCTCAATATGCAACACAACCTGCAACACAATATACTCCACAAACTATGGTACATCCAGTACAGCCGGTAGTACAAGGAGTTGGAACTGGATTGAATACAAGACCAGCGGTAAGTGTAAGTCAGACAATGGCAAGCACTACAACAAGAACTGTACCATTAACAGCCCTTCAACCAACAACACATCGTACAACACAGCAAACATATCCGGCTCAGTCTACTGGTTATCCGTCAACTACGTATCAAGGATCCACATCGGTTTCAGGGATGTCACAGAGTTTTACAACGGCAAGTTCATTAACAAATTCAACAGCCGTTAGTTCAGTGTCAACAGGGTTTCTAACTTCACAACTGCCGAGTAATGCATCAAATTTGTCATCCTACAACAGTTTACCGCATTCTACTAATCTTACCACAACTCAAGCTAATTTGAATCCAGTGCCTGCTCATTTGAATACTGTTCCCACAAATTTGAATCCCGTACCTTCACATTTAAATACTAGTTTGAGTACTAAAGCAAGTAATGCGGCAACCATGAGTCAAACAAGTAGACCAGGTTACAATAAAACAAACGCTAGTCATCCAGTAAACCCACTAACAAGCAGACCACAAACACATACTATGGGAGCGAGTGGACAAAGTTATAGTGTGGGAAGTAGCGCACCAGGAGCTGTAGCAGGAGCAGTGAAGCCGGGAATGCCAGTGCCATGGCCAAATCCAACAGCAACACAGCAGCTGTCGTCAAAAACAGTGGCAACACAGGAATCGAACAAGCTGATAATAGCATCAACACAGAATGTTC from Theileria annulata chromosome 1, complete sequence, *** SEQUENCING IN PROGRESS *** harbors:
- a CDS encoding uncharacterized protein (Tap349e08.q2ks7.C.cand.20 - score = 81.34): MKGFGVFSPCSATSRYVLAASGLHESSCNSTPREGTQPLSLNLLDFKVTENSETSSDFFSNTFENNFNQYAPDTPFSFNNTNFGGANYGGTNFGGNNFDDYVTSRSTPGIAEFSLLHSIPVDLNAHLTTMKWIKLGVPYTDEKTLVVVGSSSGDLVFYDAKALTENKTLVSTFNTNVCSVPIKCLGYCGKNMLGVAGVDGQVSVVDLGDASNYAVVDVSYGKWKVGQVTSLSWNYRLPHILASAGAALTPSDTSGVVVWDLKVRKPASTFRDPMGRVNPVALDWVPDQATQLVVAYADDNAPSVQLWDLRNPSGPLFELKSHGDVKSHSELNAQESKAHTRGLTDVKFSPHDPNVLLTSSKDDTTKCWHLTPERTFTLLSTFQTEALSHHSRVDWHPNVPGLFLSQSNDGQLNVHHLYSGTVEGSYVPVWTRKRGGIASGFAGQVTSWNNVELKNFTLTSQLDGDSLKLLDGVLEVMRMLNDESMFTEFCESKVNSSTSEYEKLTWSVLKCQYKGQLKDLLSTLGYSNFEPVTNLSPDSVTGNVGGNMNLPAQSIGTLATQSIGSLGAFFTNRTNSLSEVTSQDDKEAEDFFNSLTLKSNLLDPNSNLLDTQNNLMNTNNNLLDLNAGSSVTGVSSVRSLSGLDWCSDMKLKNKLVNADFKEAAKRCLDLNKVVEGLLLAYVGGQEVFLELVEKVVESKKDPFLNLLHLLMQGDVETVLLNSNLNDWKETLCIIYTYGGDLTLFRTLTHKFAKRLYEQGYYQEATISYILACDYYQVANLWKLQQSLSNSGRLQGLGDKNNLGTTRLEDRIEMMLKLSVLSFSMWSNSGAGYQNESFDTVLMELSEVFIDAGMLDKALETLNVTGASNSEQIRQMKSKVENQLTTQYTGQSVVQPTAQYVTQATPQYAGQSLLQQTPQYGTQSMVQQQAQYATQPATQYTPQTMVHPVQPVVQGVGTGLNTRPAVSVSQTMASTTTRTVPLTALQPTTHRTTQQTYPAQSTGYPSTTYQGSTSVSGMSQSFTTASSLTNSTAVSSVSTGFLTSQLPSNASNLSSYNSLPHSTNLTTTQANLNPVPAHLNTVPTNLNPVPSHLNTSLSTKASNAATMSQTSRPGYNKTNASHPVNPLTSRPQTHTMGASGQSYSVGSSAPGAVAGAVKPGMPVPWPNPTATQQLSSKTVATQESNKLIIASTQNVPKGEMMPKADLDMVISTLNVMTGRLGETKMDLDTKKNVNDLINMLKQGSLNAEANSLLATLCRAVSQDDNFNSNLILNNIISKLWNNQNKSWIMCLKRLVPK